From one Ctenopharyngodon idella isolate HZGC_01 chromosome 15, HZGC01, whole genome shotgun sequence genomic stretch:
- the il10ra gene encoding interleukin-10 receptor subunit alpha, translating to MDRTLWISFLVTLMHIPGYIAGEVIEFDIWEGNVTVLWDPPEGAPVHALYQVKQAPYLGTHAEWDIVPECNMTTETRCELGNFLFKPEMKIKIELLDGNGNFSWSEVRRIRLYQSKLLAPEFDLSSTTNMVKVKIHRKPYLEDLFNFGPSYSAILYPKGQESEAITISDDDDEDGEVVFTSLPLWQEYCVRVKVEMTSNDVSNTSLPRCIYPSADMSLVISMAFVGVVGVMTFFMFAVCFFLRRPGKMPAVLKSAVNGWHPMNVGLIQVETVTDKGWLLTSNKMAGTSKAFVEDMDLSDEDKERRESTDSGVSVGQQHSLKNRGTGEHTREEDSGCGSLTGTEDSLSSGRRSLEELPFLDGGVNSSNGERKEDSGLGIGNQDDSGNLNGADHDLLSEIVVVGDGYRSQSPSADAESEAAVSCDVNTTMASPSCGYRSGHVTCLCSDFETCIWCKTRKQEADSESLSHDQPSNFTTENDNDRPNYLKKSPLHTLNVSGLGDLSFQSDENCTESSLFITCPLLLQEPCQMDNLSLTLGDFELTFT from the exons ATGGATCGGACCTTATGGATTTCTTTTCTGGTCACATTGATGCACATCCCGGGTTATATTGCAG GTGAGGTGATTGAATTTGACATATGGGAGGGAAATGTCACTGTGCTCTGGGATCCCCCTGAAGGAGCCCCCGTACATGCCCTTTATCAAGTAAAGCAAGCACC GTATTTAGGTACTCATGCTGAATGGGATATTGTGCCAGAATGTAACATGACTACAGAAACTAGATGTGAACTTGGGAACTTTTTATTCAaaccagaaatgaaaataaagattGAACTGCTTGATGGAAATGGCAACTTTTCCTGGTCAGAAGTAAGAAGAATTCGCTTATATCAGA GCAAACTGTTAGCTCCAGAGTTTGACCTGTCTTCCACCACTAATATGGTGAAGGTTAAAATTCACAGAAAGCCATATCTAGAAGACCTTTTTAACTTTGGACCAAGTTACTCTGCCATTCTGTATCCGAAAGGACAGGAGAGCGag GCTATAACAATAagcgatgatgatgatgaagatggtgaGGTGGTGTTTACATCATTACCATTATGGCAGGAGTATTGTGTCCGTGTGAAAGTGGAGATGACATCTAATGATGTGAGCAACACCTCATTACCACGCTGCATATATCCATCAGCAG ATATGTCTCTGGTGATCTCCATGGCATTTGTTGGTGTAGTTGGAGTTATGACCTTCTTCATGTTTGCAGTCTGTTTCTTCCTGAGGCGTCCTGGTAAAATGCCTGCTGTTCTG AAATCCGCTGTGAATGGATGGCACCCTATGAATGTAGGATTGATCCAAGTGGAAACAGTCACTGACAAGGGATGGCTACTGACTAGCAACAAAATGGCGGGAACGAGTAAAGCATTTGTTGAGGACATGGACCTTTCTGATGAGGACaaagagagaagagaaagtACAGACAGCGGAGTGAGTGTGGGCCAGCAGCACTCGCTTAAGAACAGAGGCACAGGCGAACATACGAGAGAGGAGGACAGCGGCTGTGGCAGTCTGACAGGAACAGAGGACAGTCTCAGCAGTGGAAGAAGAAGCCTGGAAGAGCTCCCTTTCCTGGACGGAGGAGTAAATAGCAGCAACggagaaagaaaagaagacAGTGGCTTGGGAATAGGAAACCAGGATGATTCCGGCAATCTCAATGGTGCGGATCATGACCTTCTGTCTGAGATAGTAGTTGTTGGGGATGGATATCGTAGTCAGAGCCCTTCTGCTGATGCTGAAAGTGAGGCGGCCGTCTCATGTGATGTAAACACTACAATGGCCAGCCCTAGCTGTGGCTATCGGTCTGGTCATGTGACGTGCTTGTGTTCTGACTTTGAGACTTGCATTTGGTGCAAAACCAGGAAACAGGAAGCAGACAGTGAGTCATTATCTCATGATCAACCAAGTAATTTTACAACCGAAAATGACAATGACAGACcaaactatttgaaaaaatcTCCTCTACACACCTTGAATGTGTCAGGACTGGGAGATTTGTCCTTCCAGTCAGATGAGAACTGCACTGAGTCGTCGCTTTTCATTACCTGTCCACTACTTCTGCAAGAGCCCTGCCAAATGGACAATTTGTCTCTTACATTAGGAGACTTTGAACTGACATTCACGTGA